In Drosophila subpulchrella strain 33 F10 #4 breed RU33 chromosome 3R, RU_Dsub_v1.1 Primary Assembly, whole genome shotgun sequence, the following are encoded in one genomic region:
- the LOC119545834 gene encoding calcium-activated potassium channel slowpoke isoform X28, whose protein sequence is MASGLIGTNFTTTLTNGMSGCDQSTVESLADDPTDSPFDADDCLKVRKYWCFLLSSIFTFLAGLLVVLLWRAFAFVCCRKEPDLGPNDPKQKEQKASRNKQEFEGTFMTEAKDWAGELISGQTTTGRILVVLVFILSIASLIIYFVDASSEEVERCQKWSNNITQQIDLAFNIFFMVYFFIRFIAASDKLWFMLEMYSFVDYFTIPPSFVSIYLDRTWIGLRFLRALRLMTVPDILQYLNVLKTSSSIRLAQLVSIFISVWLTAAGIIHLLENSGDPLDFNNAHRLSYWTCVYFLIVTMSTVGYGDVYCETVLGRTFLVFFLLVGLAMFASSIPEIIELVGSGNKYGGELKREHGKRHIVVCGHITYESVSHFLKDFLHEDREDVDVEVVFLHRKPPDLELEGLFKRHFTTVEFFQGTIMNPIDLQRVKVHEADACLVLANKYCQDPDAEDAANIMRVISIKNYSDDIRVIIQLMQYHNKAYLLNIPSWDWKQGDDVICLAELKLGFIAQSCLAPGFSTMMANLFAMRSFKTSPDMQSWTNDYLRGTGMEMYTETLSPTFIGIPFAQATELCFSKLKLLLLAIEIKGAEEGADSKISINPRGAKIQANTQGFFIAQSADEVKRAWFYCKACHEDIKDETLIKKCKCKNYVGMIMMQTGMVNQGITSVMNTMEGDITRDREDTNLLNRNVRRPNGTGNGTGGMHHMNNTAAAAAAAAAAGKQVNKVKPTVNVSRQVEGQVISPSQYNRPTSRSSGTGTQNQNGGVSLPAGIADDQSKDFDFEKTEMKYDSTGMFHWSPAKSLEDCILDRNQAAMTVLNGHVVVCLFADPDSPLIGLRNLVMPLRASNFHYHELKHVVIVGSVDYIRREWKMLQNLPKISVLNGSPLSRADLRAVNVNLCDMCCILSAKVPSNDDPTLADKEAILASLNIKAMTFDDTIGVLSQRGPEFDNLSATAGSPIVLQRRGSVYGANVPMITELVNDSNVQFLDQDDDDDPDTELYLTQPFACGTAFAVSVLDSLMSTTYFNQNALTLIRSLITGGATPELELILAEGAGLRGGYSTVESLSNRDRCRVGQISLYDGPLAQFGECGKYGDLFVAALKSYGMLCIGLYRFRDTSSSCDASSKRYVITNPPDDFSLLPTDQVFVLMQFDPGLEYKPPAVRAPAGGRGTNTQGSGVGGGGSNKDDNS, encoded by the exons ATGGCAAGCGGTTTGATCGGCACCAATTTCACCACCACATTGACAAAT GGGATGTCGGGGTGTGATCAAAGCACTGTCGAATCATTGGCCGACGATCCAACAGATTCACCATTCGATGCCGATGATTGTCTCAAGGTGCGCAAGTACTGGTGCTTTCTGCTGTCCAGCATCTTTACATTCCTTGCTGGCCTGCTCGTGGTGCTACTATGGCGAGCCTTCGCGTTCGTCTGCTGCCGCAAGGAGCCGGACCTGGGGCCCAACGACCCCAAGCAGAAGGAGCAGAAGGCCTCCCGCAACAAACAGGAGTTCGAGGGCACCTTTATGACAGAAGCAAAAGACTGGGCTGGAGAGCTTATCTCGGGTCAAACAACAACTGGTCGAATTTTG GTCGTACTCGTATTTATACTCAGCATTGCATCCCTCATCATATACTTTGTTGATGCATCTAGCGAAGAAGTCGAAAGATGCCAAAAGTGGAGTAACAACATTACTCAACAGATCGATCTCGcattcaatatattttttatggtttACTTTTTTATACGA TTCATAGCGGCGTCCGATAAGCTTTGGTTTATGttagaaatgtacagttttgTAGATTATTTTACAATACCCCCGTCCTTCGTATCAATATATTTAGATCGAACATGGATCG GTCTTCGATTTCTTCGAGCGCTACGTCTCATGACTGTTCCAgatattttacaatatttaaacGTACTAAAAACATCGAGCTCCATACGCTTGGCTCAACTAGTATCAATTTTTATATCCGTGTGGTTAACAGCAGCGGGCATTATACATCTG CTGGAGAACTCTGGCGATCCGCTGGATTTTAATAATGCTCATCGTTTATCGTATTGGACCTGTGTCTATTTCCTAATTGTGACCATGTCAACGGTAGGATATGGTGACGTTTACTGTGAGACTGTCCTGGGAAGAACATTTCTCGTGTTCTTTCTGCTCGTCGGCTTG GCAATGTTTGCCAGCAGTATACCGGAGATAATTGAACTCGTCGGTAGTGGCAATAAGTATGGCGGTGAACTGAAAAGAGAACACGGAAAGAG ACATATTGTGGTATGCGGTCATATAACATACGAGTCCGTGTCGCATTTCCTGAAGGACTTTCTCCACGAAGATCGGGAGGATGTCGATGTCGAAGTGGTCTTTCTCCATCG TAAACCACCCGATTTGGAACTTGAGGGTTTGTTCAAACGTCATTTTACCACCGTGGAGTTCTTCCAAGGAACCATTATGAATCCGATCGATCTGCAGAGGGTTAAg GTACATGAAGCCGACGCCTGCCTCGTGCTAGCTAACAAATATTGCCAAGATCCCGACGCAGAAGATGCTGCCAACATCATGAGAGTCATCTCGATCAAAAACTACAGCGACGACATTCGAGTCATCATCCAGCTGATGCAGTACCATAACAAG GCGTACTTGCTGAACATACCATCGTGGGACTGGAAACAGGGCGACGATGTCATTTGCCTGGCCGAACTGAAGCTGGGCTTCATTGCGCAGAGTTGCTTGGCGCCCGGGTTCTCGACCATGATGGCCAACCTGTTCGCCATGAGATCGTTCAAGACG TCGCCAGACATGCAGTCTTGGACAAATGATTACCTGCGCGGCACTGGCATGGAAATGTACACTGAAACATTGAGTCCCACATTTATTGGAATACCATTTGCTCAGGCCACTGA ACTGTGCTTCTCCAAGCTGAAGCTCCTGCTGCTGGCCATCGAGATCAAGGGCGCCGAGGAGGGGGCGGACAGCAAGATTTCCATAAACCCAAGGGGTGCCAAAATCCAGGCCAACACCCAGGGTTTCTTCATAGCACAAAGTGCCGACGAGGTGAAGCG TGCCTGGTTCTACTGCAAAGCCTGCCATGAGGACATCAAGGACGAGACGCTGATCaagaaatgcaaatgcaaaaacT ATGTGGGCATGATTATGATGCAGACGGGCATGGTCAACCAAGGCATCACATCGGTGATGAATACAATGGAGG GTGATATCACACGTGACAGAGAAGATACGAATC TACTCAATCGCAATGTGCGCCGTCCGAATGGCACTGGCAACGGTACAGGTGGCATGCACCACATGAACAACACGGCAGCGGCTGCTGCGGCAGCTGCGGCGGCGGGAAAGCAGGTGAACAAGGTGAAGCCCACAGTGAATGTGAGCCGGCAGGTGGAGGGCCAAGTGATATCGCCATCGCAGTACAACAG GCCGACGAGTCGCAGTTCCGGCACGGGCACACAGAATCAAAACGGCGGCGTCTCACTGCCCGCCGGCATTGCGGACGATCAGTCGAAGGACTTTGATTTCGAGAAGACCGAAATGAAGTACGACTCGACGGGCATGTTCCACTGGAGTCCCGCAAAGAGCTTAGAAGACTGCATACTG GATCGCAACCAGGCGGCCATGACCGTGCTGAACGGCCACGTAGTCGTGTGCCTGTTCGCTGATCCCGATTCGCCGCTGATCGGGCTGCGGAACCTGGTGATGCCGCTGCGGGCGTCCAACTTCCACTACCATGAGCTGAAGCACGTGGTCATTGTGGGCTCGGTGGACTACATACGGCGCGAGTGGAAAATGCTGCAGAACCTGCCCAAGATCTCGGTGCTCAACGGATCGCCGCTGAGCCGCGCCGACCTGCGGGCCGTGAACGTCAATCTGTGTGATATGTGCTGCATCCTGTCGGCCAAAGTTCCTAGCAACGACGATCCCACGCTGGCCGACAAAGAGGCGATCCTCGCCTCGCTGAACATCAAGGCCATGACCTTTGACGACACGATCGGTGTTCTGAGCCAGCGCGGTCCGGAGTTCGACAACCTGAGCGCCACCGCCGGCAGTCCCATTGTGCTGCAGCGGAGGGGCTCAGTCTACGGCGCCAATGTGCCCATGATAACAG AACTGGTCAATGATAGTAACGTGCAGTTTCTCGATCAAGACGACGACGATGATCCAGATACAGAACTATATCTGACGCAGCCTTTCGCCTGCGGCACAGCCTTCGCTGTGAGTGTGTTAGACTCGCTGATGTCCACG ACTTACTTCAATCAAAACGCCTTAACGCTGATCCGCTCACTGATAACGGGCGGCGCCACGCCCGAGCTGGAATTGATCCTGGCCGAGGGGGCTGGCCTCCGGGGAGGCTACAGCACCGTGGAGAGTCTGAGCAATCGGGACAG ATGTCGAGTGGGTCAGATCTCACTGTACGACGGTCCGCTGGCTCAGTTCGGGGAGTGCGGCAAGTACGGGGACCTCTTTGTGGCGGCCCTCAAGTCGTACGGAATGCTGTGCATCGGATTATACCGATTCAGGGACACCAGCTCCAGCTGTGATGCGAGCAGCAAACGTTATGTAATAACCAACCCACCCGATGACTTTTCACTACTGCCAACAGATCAG GTATTCGTTTTAATGCAATTCGATCCGGGCCTGGAGTACAAGCCGCCAGCGGTTCGAGCACCTGCCGGCGGACGAGGCACCAACACACAGGGCTCCGGGGTCGGCGGGGGCGGCTCCAACAAGGATGATAACTCTTGA
- the LOC119545834 gene encoding calcium-activated potassium channel slowpoke isoform X12, producing the protein MASPWCPNCHELPPFYPPITPKGMSGCDQSTVESLADDPTDSPFDADDCLKVRKYWCFLLSSIFTFLAGLLVVLLWRAFAFVCCRKEPDLGPNDPKQKEQKASRNKQEFEGTFMTEAKDWAGELISGQTTTGRILVVLVFILSIASLIIYFVDASSEEVERCQKWSNNITQQIDLAFNIFFMVYFFIRFIAASDKLWFMLEMYSFVDYFTIPPSFVSIYLDRTWIGLRFLRALRLMTVPDILQYLNVLKTSSSIRLAQLVSIFISVWLTAAGIIHLLENSGDPLDFNNAHRLSYWTCVYFLIVTMSTVGYGDVYCETVLGRTFLVFFLLVGLAVFASWIPEITELAAQRSKYGGTYSKDPRKRHIVVCGHITYESVSHFLKDFLHEDREDVDVEVVFLHRKEPDLELEGLLKRHYTTVAFFQGTMMNAVDLERVKVHEADACLVLANKYCQDPDAEDAANIMRVISIKNYSDDIRVIIQLMQYHNKAYLLNIPSWDWKQGDDVICLAELKLGFIAQSCLAPGFSTMMANLFAMRSFKTSPDMQSWTNDYLRGTGMEMYTETLSPTFIGIPFAQATELCFSKLKLLLLAIEIKGAEEGADSKISINPRGAKIQANTQGFFIAQSADEVKRAWFYCKACHEDIKDETLIKKCKCKNLATFRKGVRAVQMVGRANEHHPAPTFTPPELPKRVHVRGSVSGDITRDREDTNLLNRNVRRPNGTGNGTGGMHHMNNTAAAAAAAAAAGKQVNKVKPTVNVSRQVEGQVISPSQYNRPPENDANPYAGYQLAYEVKKLMPTSRSSGTGTQNQNGGVSLPAGIADDQSKDFDFEKTEMKYDSTGMFHWSPAKSLEDCILDRNQAAMTVLNGHVVVCLFADPDSPLIGLRNLVMPLRASNFHYHELKHVVIVGSVDYIRREWKMLQNLPKISVLNGSPLSRADLRAVNVNLCDMCCILSAKVPSNDDPTLADKEAILASLNIKAMTFDDTIGVLSQRGPEFDNLSATAGSPIVLQRRGSVYGANVPMITELVNDSNVQFLDQDDDDDPDTELYLTQPFACGTAFAVSVLDSLMSTTYFNQNALTLIRSLITGGATPELELILAEGAGLRGGYSTVESLSNRDRCRVGQISLYDGPLAQFGECGKYGDLFVAALKSYGMLCIGLYRFRDTSSSCDASSKRYVITNPPDDFSLLPTDQVFVLMQFDPGLEYKPPAVRAPAGGRGTNTQGSGVGGGGSNKDDNS; encoded by the exons ATGGCCAGCCCATGGTGCCCCAATTGCCACGAACTGCCACCGTTCTATCCGCCCATCACGCCAAAG GGGATGTCGGGGTGTGATCAAAGCACTGTCGAATCATTGGCCGACGATCCAACAGATTCACCATTCGATGCCGATGATTGTCTCAAGGTGCGCAAGTACTGGTGCTTTCTGCTGTCCAGCATCTTTACATTCCTTGCTGGCCTGCTCGTGGTGCTACTATGGCGAGCCTTCGCGTTCGTCTGCTGCCGCAAGGAGCCGGACCTGGGGCCCAACGACCCCAAGCAGAAGGAGCAGAAGGCCTCCCGCAACAAACAGGAGTTCGAGGGCACCTTTATGACAGAAGCAAAAGACTGGGCTGGAGAGCTTATCTCGGGTCAAACAACAACTGGTCGAATTTTG GTCGTACTCGTATTTATACTCAGCATTGCATCCCTCATCATATACTTTGTTGATGCATCTAGCGAAGAAGTCGAAAGATGCCAAAAGTGGAGTAACAACATTACTCAACAGATCGATCTCGcattcaatatattttttatggtttACTTTTTTATACGA TTCATAGCGGCGTCCGATAAGCTTTGGTTTATGttagaaatgtacagttttgTAGATTATTTTACAATACCCCCGTCCTTCGTATCAATATATTTAGATCGAACATGGATCG GTCTTCGATTTCTTCGAGCGCTACGTCTCATGACTGTTCCAgatattttacaatatttaaacGTACTAAAAACATCGAGCTCCATACGCTTGGCTCAACTAGTATCAATTTTTATATCCGTGTGGTTAACAGCAGCGGGCATTATACATCTG CTGGAGAACTCTGGCGATCCGCTGGATTTTAATAATGCTCATCGTTTATCGTATTGGACCTGTGTCTATTTCCTAATTGTGACCATGTCAACGGTAGGATATGGTGACGTTTACTGTGAGACTGTCCTGGGAAGAACATTTCTCGTGTTCTTTCTGCTCGTCGGCTTG GCCGTTTTCGCTAGTTGGATACCAGAAATCACTGAACTGGCCGCCCAAAGAAGCAAATATGGTGGAACATATAGCAAGGATCCTAGAAAAAG ACATATTGTGGTATGCGGTCATATAACATACGAGTCCGTGTCGCATTTCCTGAAGGACTTTCTCCACGAAGATCGGGAGGATGTCGATGTCGAAGTGGTCTTTCTCCATCG CAAAGAGCCTGACCTGGAGCTAGAGGGACTGCTGAAGCGTCACTATACCACAGTGGCCTTTTTTCAGGGCACTATGATGAACGCAGTCGACCTGGAGCGAGTCAAG GTACATGAAGCCGACGCCTGCCTCGTGCTAGCTAACAAATATTGCCAAGATCCCGACGCAGAAGATGCTGCCAACATCATGAGAGTCATCTCGATCAAAAACTACAGCGACGACATTCGAGTCATCATCCAGCTGATGCAGTACCATAACAAG GCGTACTTGCTGAACATACCATCGTGGGACTGGAAACAGGGCGACGATGTCATTTGCCTGGCCGAACTGAAGCTGGGCTTCATTGCGCAGAGTTGCTTGGCGCCCGGGTTCTCGACCATGATGGCCAACCTGTTCGCCATGAGATCGTTCAAGACG TCGCCAGACATGCAGTCTTGGACAAATGATTACCTGCGCGGCACTGGCATGGAAATGTACACTGAAACATTGAGTCCCACATTTATTGGAATACCATTTGCTCAGGCCACTGA ACTGTGCTTCTCCAAGCTGAAGCTCCTGCTGCTGGCCATCGAGATCAAGGGCGCCGAGGAGGGGGCGGACAGCAAGATTTCCATAAACCCAAGGGGTGCCAAAATCCAGGCCAACACCCAGGGTTTCTTCATAGCACAAAGTGCCGACGAGGTGAAGCG TGCCTGGTTCTACTGCAAAGCCTGCCATGAGGACATCAAGGACGAGACGCTGATCaagaaatgcaaatgcaaaaacT TGGCCACCTTCCGGAAAGGCGTCCGAGCCGTACAAATGGTTGGGCGTGCAA ATGAACACCATCCTGCACCCACATTTACGCCTCCAGAGCTACCCAAGCGGGTGCATGTGCGTGGATCTGTATCGG GTGATATCACACGTGACAGAGAAGATACGAATC TACTCAATCGCAATGTGCGCCGTCCGAATGGCACTGGCAACGGTACAGGTGGCATGCACCACATGAACAACACGGCAGCGGCTGCTGCGGCAGCTGCGGCGGCGGGAAAGCAGGTGAACAAGGTGAAGCCCACAGTGAATGTGAGCCGGCAGGTGGAGGGCCAAGTGATATCGCCATCGCAGTACAACAG GCCACCAGAGAATGATGCTAACCCTTATGCGGGCTATCAACTTGCTTACGAAGTTAAAAAGCTCAT GCCGACGAGTCGCAGTTCCGGCACGGGCACACAGAATCAAAACGGCGGCGTCTCACTGCCCGCCGGCATTGCGGACGATCAGTCGAAGGACTTTGATTTCGAGAAGACCGAAATGAAGTACGACTCGACGGGCATGTTCCACTGGAGTCCCGCAAAGAGCTTAGAAGACTGCATACTG GATCGCAACCAGGCGGCCATGACCGTGCTGAACGGCCACGTAGTCGTGTGCCTGTTCGCTGATCCCGATTCGCCGCTGATCGGGCTGCGGAACCTGGTGATGCCGCTGCGGGCGTCCAACTTCCACTACCATGAGCTGAAGCACGTGGTCATTGTGGGCTCGGTGGACTACATACGGCGCGAGTGGAAAATGCTGCAGAACCTGCCCAAGATCTCGGTGCTCAACGGATCGCCGCTGAGCCGCGCCGACCTGCGGGCCGTGAACGTCAATCTGTGTGATATGTGCTGCATCCTGTCGGCCAAAGTTCCTAGCAACGACGATCCCACGCTGGCCGACAAAGAGGCGATCCTCGCCTCGCTGAACATCAAGGCCATGACCTTTGACGACACGATCGGTGTTCTGAGCCAGCGCGGTCCGGAGTTCGACAACCTGAGCGCCACCGCCGGCAGTCCCATTGTGCTGCAGCGGAGGGGCTCAGTCTACGGCGCCAATGTGCCCATGATAACAG AACTGGTCAATGATAGTAACGTGCAGTTTCTCGATCAAGACGACGACGATGATCCAGATACAGAACTATATCTGACGCAGCCTTTCGCCTGCGGCACAGCCTTCGCTGTGAGTGTGTTAGACTCGCTGATGTCCACG ACTTACTTCAATCAAAACGCCTTAACGCTGATCCGCTCACTGATAACGGGCGGCGCCACGCCCGAGCTGGAATTGATCCTGGCCGAGGGGGCTGGCCTCCGGGGAGGCTACAGCACCGTGGAGAGTCTGAGCAATCGGGACAG ATGTCGAGTGGGTCAGATCTCACTGTACGACGGTCCGCTGGCTCAGTTCGGGGAGTGCGGCAAGTACGGGGACCTCTTTGTGGCGGCCCTCAAGTCGTACGGAATGCTGTGCATCGGATTATACCGATTCAGGGACACCAGCTCCAGCTGTGATGCGAGCAGCAAACGTTATGTAATAACCAACCCACCCGATGACTTTTCACTACTGCCAACAGATCAG GTATTCGTTTTAATGCAATTCGATCCGGGCCTGGAGTACAAGCCGCCAGCGGTTCGAGCACCTGCCGGCGGACGAGGCACCAACACACAGGGCTCCGGGGTCGGCGGGGGCGGCTCCAACAAGGATGATAACTCTTGA
- the LOC119545834 gene encoding calcium-activated potassium channel slowpoke isoform X11, with the protein MASPWCPNCHELPPFYPPITPKGMSGCDQSTVESLADDPTDSPFDADDCLKVRKYWCFLLSSIFTFLAGLLVVLLWRAFAFVCCRKEPDLGPNDPKQKEQKASRNKQEFEGTFMTEAKDWAGELISGQTTTGRILVVLVFILSIASLIIYFVDASSEEVERCQKWSNNITQQIDLAFNIFFMVYFFIRFIAASDKLWFMLEMYSFVDYFTIPPSFVSIYLDRTWIGLRFLRALRLMTVPDILQYLNVLKTSSSIRLAQLVSIFISVWLTAAGIIHLLENSGDPLDFNNAHRLSYWTCVYFLIVTMSTVGYGDVYCETVLGRTFLVFFLLVGLAMFASSIPEIIELVGSGNKYGGELKREHGKRHIVVCGHITYESVSHFLKDFLHEDREDVDVEVVFLHRKPPDLELEGLFKRHFTTVEFFQGTIMNPIDLQRVKVHEADACLVLANKYCQDPDAEDAANIMRVISIKNYSDDIRVIIQLMQYHNKAYLLNIPSWDWKQGDDVICLAELKLGFIAQSCLAPGFSTMMANLFAMRSFKTSPDTQAWQNDYLQGTGCEMYTETLSPSFTGMTFPQASELCFSKLKLLLLAIEIKGAEEGADSKISINPRGAKIQANTQGFFIAQSADEVKRAWFYCKACHEDIKDETLIKKCKCKNLATFRKGVRAVQMVGRANEHHPAPTFTPPELPKRVHVRGSVSGDITRDREDTNLLNRNVRRPNGTGNGTGGMHHMNNTAAAAAAAAAAGKQVNKVKPTVNVSRQVEGQVISPSQYNRPPENDANPYAGYQLAYEVKKLMPTSRSSGTGTQNQNGGVSLPAGIADDQSKDFDFEKTEMKYDSTGMFHWSPAKSLEDCILDRNQAAMTVLNGHVVVCLFADPDSPLIGLRNLVMPLRASNFHYHELKHVVIVGSVDYIRREWKMLQNLPKISVLNGSPLSRADLRAVNVNLCDMCCILSAKVPSNDDPTLADKEAILASLNIKAMTFDDTIGVLSQRGPEFDNLSATAGSPIVLQRRGSVYGANVPMITELVNDSNVQFLDQDDDDDPDTELYLTQPFACGTAFAVSVLDSLMSTTYFNQNALTLIRSLITGGATPELELILAEGAGLRGGYSTVESLSNRDRCRVGQISLYDGPLAQFGECGKYGDLFVAALKSYGMLCIGLYRFRDTSSSCDASSKRYVITNPPDDFSLLPTDQVFVLMQFDPGLEYKPPAVRAPAGGRGTNTQGSGVGGGGSNKDDNS; encoded by the exons ATGGCCAGCCCATGGTGCCCCAATTGCCACGAACTGCCACCGTTCTATCCGCCCATCACGCCAAAG GGGATGTCGGGGTGTGATCAAAGCACTGTCGAATCATTGGCCGACGATCCAACAGATTCACCATTCGATGCCGATGATTGTCTCAAGGTGCGCAAGTACTGGTGCTTTCTGCTGTCCAGCATCTTTACATTCCTTGCTGGCCTGCTCGTGGTGCTACTATGGCGAGCCTTCGCGTTCGTCTGCTGCCGCAAGGAGCCGGACCTGGGGCCCAACGACCCCAAGCAGAAGGAGCAGAAGGCCTCCCGCAACAAACAGGAGTTCGAGGGCACCTTTATGACAGAAGCAAAAGACTGGGCTGGAGAGCTTATCTCGGGTCAAACAACAACTGGTCGAATTTTG GTCGTACTCGTATTTATACTCAGCATTGCATCCCTCATCATATACTTTGTTGATGCATCTAGCGAAGAAGTCGAAAGATGCCAAAAGTGGAGTAACAACATTACTCAACAGATCGATCTCGcattcaatatattttttatggtttACTTTTTTATACGA TTCATAGCGGCGTCCGATAAGCTTTGGTTTATGttagaaatgtacagttttgTAGATTATTTTACAATACCCCCGTCCTTCGTATCAATATATTTAGATCGAACATGGATCG GTCTTCGATTTCTTCGAGCGCTACGTCTCATGACTGTTCCAgatattttacaatatttaaacGTACTAAAAACATCGAGCTCCATACGCTTGGCTCAACTAGTATCAATTTTTATATCCGTGTGGTTAACAGCAGCGGGCATTATACATCTG CTGGAGAACTCTGGCGATCCGCTGGATTTTAATAATGCTCATCGTTTATCGTATTGGACCTGTGTCTATTTCCTAATTGTGACCATGTCAACGGTAGGATATGGTGACGTTTACTGTGAGACTGTCCTGGGAAGAACATTTCTCGTGTTCTTTCTGCTCGTCGGCTTG GCAATGTTTGCCAGCAGTATACCGGAGATAATTGAACTCGTCGGTAGTGGCAATAAGTATGGCGGTGAACTGAAAAGAGAACACGGAAAGAG ACATATTGTGGTATGCGGTCATATAACATACGAGTCCGTGTCGCATTTCCTGAAGGACTTTCTCCACGAAGATCGGGAGGATGTCGATGTCGAAGTGGTCTTTCTCCATCG TAAACCACCCGATTTGGAACTTGAGGGTTTGTTCAAACGTCATTTTACCACCGTGGAGTTCTTCCAAGGAACCATTATGAATCCGATCGATCTGCAGAGGGTTAAg GTACATGAAGCCGACGCCTGCCTCGTGCTAGCTAACAAATATTGCCAAGATCCCGACGCAGAAGATGCTGCCAACATCATGAGAGTCATCTCGATCAAAAACTACAGCGACGACATTCGAGTCATCATCCAGCTGATGCAGTACCATAACAAG GCGTACTTGCTGAACATACCATCGTGGGACTGGAAACAGGGCGACGATGTCATTTGCCTGGCCGAACTGAAGCTGGGCTTCATTGCGCAGAGTTGCTTGGCGCCCGGGTTCTCGACCATGATGGCCAACCTGTTCGCCATGAGATCGTTCAAGACG TCACCAGACACACAGGCCTGGCAAAATGATTATCTTCAAGGTACAGGGTGTGAGATGTACACCGAAACCCTATCACCTTCATTTACCGGCATGACATTCCCACAAGCCAGCGA ACTGTGCTTCTCCAAGCTGAAGCTCCTGCTGCTGGCCATCGAGATCAAGGGCGCCGAGGAGGGGGCGGACAGCAAGATTTCCATAAACCCAAGGGGTGCCAAAATCCAGGCCAACACCCAGGGTTTCTTCATAGCACAAAGTGCCGACGAGGTGAAGCG TGCCTGGTTCTACTGCAAAGCCTGCCATGAGGACATCAAGGACGAGACGCTGATCaagaaatgcaaatgcaaaaacT TGGCCACCTTCCGGAAAGGCGTCCGAGCCGTACAAATGGTTGGGCGTGCAA ATGAACACCATCCTGCACCCACATTTACGCCTCCAGAGCTACCCAAGCGGGTGCATGTGCGTGGATCTGTATCGG GTGATATCACACGTGACAGAGAAGATACGAATC TACTCAATCGCAATGTGCGCCGTCCGAATGGCACTGGCAACGGTACAGGTGGCATGCACCACATGAACAACACGGCAGCGGCTGCTGCGGCAGCTGCGGCGGCGGGAAAGCAGGTGAACAAGGTGAAGCCCACAGTGAATGTGAGCCGGCAGGTGGAGGGCCAAGTGATATCGCCATCGCAGTACAACAG GCCACCAGAGAATGATGCTAACCCTTATGCGGGCTATCAACTTGCTTACGAAGTTAAAAAGCTCAT GCCGACGAGTCGCAGTTCCGGCACGGGCACACAGAATCAAAACGGCGGCGTCTCACTGCCCGCCGGCATTGCGGACGATCAGTCGAAGGACTTTGATTTCGAGAAGACCGAAATGAAGTACGACTCGACGGGCATGTTCCACTGGAGTCCCGCAAAGAGCTTAGAAGACTGCATACTG GATCGCAACCAGGCGGCCATGACCGTGCTGAACGGCCACGTAGTCGTGTGCCTGTTCGCTGATCCCGATTCGCCGCTGATCGGGCTGCGGAACCTGGTGATGCCGCTGCGGGCGTCCAACTTCCACTACCATGAGCTGAAGCACGTGGTCATTGTGGGCTCGGTGGACTACATACGGCGCGAGTGGAAAATGCTGCAGAACCTGCCCAAGATCTCGGTGCTCAACGGATCGCCGCTGAGCCGCGCCGACCTGCGGGCCGTGAACGTCAATCTGTGTGATATGTGCTGCATCCTGTCGGCCAAAGTTCCTAGCAACGACGATCCCACGCTGGCCGACAAAGAGGCGATCCTCGCCTCGCTGAACATCAAGGCCATGACCTTTGACGACACGATCGGTGTTCTGAGCCAGCGCGGTCCGGAGTTCGACAACCTGAGCGCCACCGCCGGCAGTCCCATTGTGCTGCAGCGGAGGGGCTCAGTCTACGGCGCCAATGTGCCCATGATAACAG AACTGGTCAATGATAGTAACGTGCAGTTTCTCGATCAAGACGACGACGATGATCCAGATACAGAACTATATCTGACGCAGCCTTTCGCCTGCGGCACAGCCTTCGCTGTGAGTGTGTTAGACTCGCTGATGTCCACG ACTTACTTCAATCAAAACGCCTTAACGCTGATCCGCTCACTGATAACGGGCGGCGCCACGCCCGAGCTGGAATTGATCCTGGCCGAGGGGGCTGGCCTCCGGGGAGGCTACAGCACCGTGGAGAGTCTGAGCAATCGGGACAG ATGTCGAGTGGGTCAGATCTCACTGTACGACGGTCCGCTGGCTCAGTTCGGGGAGTGCGGCAAGTACGGGGACCTCTTTGTGGCGGCCCTCAAGTCGTACGGAATGCTGTGCATCGGATTATACCGATTCAGGGACACCAGCTCCAGCTGTGATGCGAGCAGCAAACGTTATGTAATAACCAACCCACCCGATGACTTTTCACTACTGCCAACAGATCAG GTATTCGTTTTAATGCAATTCGATCCGGGCCTGGAGTACAAGCCGCCAGCGGTTCGAGCACCTGCCGGCGGACGAGGCACCAACACACAGGGCTCCGGGGTCGGCGGGGGCGGCTCCAACAAGGATGATAACTCTTGA